ACTTCTACGGCGAAAATCGAGAAGGTTGCGAATGCCCGCAAAGTGAACAGAAGGGGTTGCCAGCAATTCAGAAAATGACTGAGTGGCTCGGTATTGATAGGCGCAGTGAATTGATGCAACGGATGCATTACCTTTTTCTGCCCGTTAATCCAGCGGACGTTGGTGTTCGTTAAAAGGCAAACAGCGGCCAAGCCGTGATATTATAATTGCTGCTCATCAACAGATGACGATGGAGTGGCGGGTAAATCGACGCCACGAATTTGAATGTTTCATCTCTCAGATCGTCATTGATGAGATTCAGGCTGGTGACCCGCACGCTGCGGGAAAAAGGTTGAGTGAAGTCAGCAAGTTGCAGGTCCTTGAAGCACTGCTGGATTTTCGCTTTCGCAGAAATGACGCGCCGGATGTTCATCCCCGGGAGCGGCAACTTTTGCCATGAACATGATGGGAAGGCACCATGAGCCGGGTTCTGATTATTGATGACGATGATCAATTGAGAAAAAGCTTCCAGAAGCTTCTGAAAGAAGAAGGTTACGAGGTGAGCGGTGCGGCATCGGGTGAGGCCGGGCTTGCCGAAGTGCGCAGGCAGCCGCCCGATCTGGTGATCGTGGACATGCGGCTTCCGGGCATGAACGGCCTGGAAACGTTTCAGGCGATCCAGGGCATCGAACCGAAACTTCCGGCCATCATCATGACGGCGTACGGAACGACCGAAACCGCCATCGAGGCGACCAAGATCGGTGCGTTCGACTATATTCTCAAACCCTTCGATATCCCGGAAATGCTGGGACTGATCGCCAAGGCCATCGAGGCCGGCCGGCTGATGCGCTCCCCGGTCGAAATGAACGCCGGTCCCGAGGATTCCGGAAAAGAAGCCATCATCGGGCGAAGCACCGCCATGCAGGATGTTTACAAGGCCATCGGCAGGGTGGCGCCGACAGACGCGACGGCGCTGATCCGTGGCGAATCGGGCACCGGAAAAGAGCTGGTGGCCAGAGCCATTTACCAGCACAGCAGAAGGTCCGCCAAACCCTTTCTGGTCATCAATTGTGTGGCCATTCCCGAAACGCTTCTCGAGAGTGAACTTTTCGGCTACGAGAAAGGGGCTTTCACGGGCGCCGGCCACCGGCGGATCGGCAAGCTGGAGCAGGCCAACGGCGGAACGGTCTTTCTGGACGAAATCGGGGATATGCCGTTTTCCCTGCAATCGAAAATCCTGCGCTTGCTGCAGGAGCGCAGCATCGAGCGGCTCGGCGGGCGGGAAACGATTCCGGTCGATGTCCGGGTGATCGCCGCAACCAACCGGGATCTGGAGGCGGCCATCGATGCGGGCCGGTTCCGGGAAGACCTGTATTACCGGCTCAAGGTCGTGAGCATTTTTCTGCCGCCCCTTCACCAGCGAACCGGTGATATTCCGCTGCTGACAAGCTATTTTCTCAAACGTTTCTCCCGCGAAACCGGCATTTCACCACCCGTGATCCATCCGGAAGCCATGGACCTGCTCTCCGGCTATCCGTGGCCGGGAAACGTCCGGGAGCTGGCCAACACGATCCAGAAGGCGGTCATCTTCAGCCGTGGGGCGCCGATCGGGCCGGAGAACATTGCCGCTGCGCTGGGTGAAAAGCAAGCCGTGTCCGCAGAAGAGGTCGAAAACCAGGAGGGTATCCTGCGCAGGCTTTTTCGCGGGGTGATCCAGGCTGGTACAGGCGAACATCTTTATGACAGCTATTTCGACTACCTGTCCCGGCTCTTCATCACCGAAGCCCTCAACATTGCCGATGGTAACCGCAGCCGCGCAGCCAAACTCCTCGGGCTTTCCCGGCCGACCCTCCATGCCAAGATTGAAAAATACGGCCTGAAAATCGAATCCGCCGTGCGGGATGAGGGCCAATAGGATAGAGCGTCTGAACGTGAACCCCGTTTTTTCCCGACCGGAGTCGGTCATGGAGGCATGTGATGAATGCCATCTCCACCAACCATCTTCAGAGCGGCCCTGAAACCAAATTTATCCTGTTTTCCGATGCCCACCGGGGCGACGGCAGCGGGGCGGACGATTTTGCGGCCAATTCCCAATTGTTCAAATGCGCGCTCGATCACTACCTTGCCGAAGGCTACACCTTGATCGAGTTGGGCGATTCCGAAGAGCTGCTGGAAAATAAACAATTCGACCAGATCTACATCAGCCATACGGCCATTTACGATAGGCTGGCCCAATTTCATCAGTCTGGCGGTCGCTACATCAAGCTGTGGGGCAATCACGACGATCTCTGGGAGCGCAGGCAGGATCTGCTGCAGCATCTTTTCCCCGGGATCGTGGTCTATGAGGCTGCCGTCATCGACCGTCGTATCCTGTTGTGGCACGGACATCGGGCGGATCCGAAATGTTGGGGATGGTGGGCCAAATTGACGCGGGTGGTTCTGCGAAAATTCTGGTACGGGATGCAGCAGATTGGTTTTCGGGATCCCACTCGGGCGGCTGAAAATCCCGGACGATGCGATGCCGTGGACAAAATCTTGTTCGAATGGGCGAAGACCGGCCGTTCCGAAATGCGCCGGTTGGACGAGTGGTTCCCGGGGATGCGGATCGACATAATCATCGCCGGGCATACCCACAGGCCCGTTTTCCAGAACCTGTCGTTGACGGACAAGTGGTATGTCGAGAAAAGGCGCTCCACACCCGGCACAAGACGCGGGAACCGTCGAGACAGCGCCTACTTCAACACGGGCTCCTGCGTTCATCCCCGATGCATCACCGGGATCGAACTGACGGGAACGGGGAATGAGATGCACATTTCCCTGATCAAATGGTCGGCCGAGCCAATCCGGGAAAAGGAATTGGCTGAAGGAACCGTTTATCCGCTGGCGATTCAAAGGACTGTCCTCGAGTCGGCTTTGCTGAAATCAGGAGCGATATCGATATGAAAACATTGCCGATCGGCATACAATACTTCGGAAACATTCGAGGCAGAGCGAACGACTACTACTATATCGACAAGACGGATCATATCGTCGATCTCGTTCGTCACGGAAAATTTCTCTTTCTTTCCCGGCCGAGACGTTTCGGAAAATCTCTGCTGCTCAGCACGATGGAGGAGGCGTTTCTGGGAAACCGGGAGCTGTTTCGGGGGCTCTATCTCGAGGATCACTGGGATTGGGATACCCGGCATCCGGTGATCCATATCAGCTTCGGAGCAGGCGTGATCCGGGATGTGGCGGACCTGGGGGAGCGCTTTGGGTTCATTCTCAAGGAAAACGCCCGAAGCGGCGGGGTGACTCTTACGGAATCCAATCGACGGGAGCGGTTTTTCGAGCTTATTACCGCATTGTTTCGAAAAAGCGGCCAACAAGTCGTCATCCTGGTGGACGAATACGACAAGCCGATCTTGGACAACATCGACAAGCCGACTGTGGCAACCGACATCCGGGACGAGCTCAAGAACATCTACTCGGTGATCAAGGATGCGGATCGGTATCTGAAGTTCGTCTTCATCACGGGCGTGAGCAAGTTCAGCAAGGTGTCGCTCTTCAGCGGGTTGAACAACCTGCAGGACATCACCCTTCACGAGCGCTATGCCACGATCTGCGGCTATACCCACGAGGAGATGGTGACGACCTTTGCCGAGCGGCTTTCCGGCGTGGACCTCGATGCGGTGCGGCGCTGGTACAACGGATACAACTTCCTGGGCGAGCCGGTGTACAATCCTTTCGACATCCTCTTGTATCTCGACACGAAGGAATTTCGAAGTTACTGGTTCGAGACGGGAAGCCCGTCGTTTCTGATCAAGCTGATCGAAGAGCGACATTATCCCGTTCCGAATCTTGAAAAGGTGTTGTCTTCCGAGCAGATGCTGGGGGCCTTCGATGTGGACCGAATCGATATCGAGCCTCTCCTGTTTCAGACCGGATACCTGACGATTCGCTCCCGGGAATCGATCGGCTCGAAAATCGGATATCGCATGGCATTTCCCAATCTGGAGGTGAAGCTCAGCCTGACGGATGCCATCCTCGATCGGTTGTCCGGAGCACCGGCGGTGAAAGAGAACAACCAGTATCGGCTCTACCATTGTCTGGAAGATGCCGATATCGACGGCCTCCGGGACATCTTCCACGCCTTTTTCGCCTCGATCCCGAACGAGTGGTATGCAAGCAGCCGGGTGGCGGCATACGAAGCCTTCTATGCGAGCGTCTTCTACTGCTATTTTACGGCGATCGGGCTCGATGTCCGGGTGGAGGATTCCACGAATGTCGGCAGGATCGACATGACGGTGATCTATGGCGGCAGGGTGTACCTCTTCGAATTCAAGGTGGTGGAGCTCGACCCCTCGCCCCGCAAGGCCATCGAGCAGATCCGAAGCAGGCGCTACTGGGAGAAATATGTCGGCAAGGGTG
This Desulfatirhabdium butyrativorans DSM 18734 DNA region includes the following protein-coding sequences:
- a CDS encoding ATP-binding protein, translated to MKTLPIGIQYFGNIRGRANDYYYIDKTDHIVDLVRHGKFLFLSRPRRFGKSLLLSTMEEAFLGNRELFRGLYLEDHWDWDTRHPVIHISFGAGVIRDVADLGERFGFILKENARSGGVTLTESNRRERFFELITALFRKSGQQVVILVDEYDKPILDNIDKPTVATDIRDELKNIYSVIKDADRYLKFVFITGVSKFSKVSLFSGLNNLQDITLHERYATICGYTHEEMVTTFAERLSGVDLDAVRRWYNGYNFLGEPVYNPFDILLYLDTKEFRSYWFETGSPSFLIKLIEERHYPVPNLEKVLSSEQMLGAFDVDRIDIEPLLFQTGYLTIRSRESIGSKIGYRMAFPNLEVKLSLTDAILDRLSGAPAVKENNQYRLYHCLEDADIDGLRDIFHAFFASIPNEWYASSRVAAYEAFYASVFYCYFTAIGLDVRVEDSTNVGRIDMTVIYGGRVYLFEFKVVELDPSPRKAIEQIRSRRYWEKYVGKGEIVLVGVEFSKTTRNIVGYDWERIDSGAAAPLP
- a CDS encoding metallophosphoesterase, translated to MNAISTNHLQSGPETKFILFSDAHRGDGSGADDFAANSQLFKCALDHYLAEGYTLIELGDSEELLENKQFDQIYISHTAIYDRLAQFHQSGGRYIKLWGNHDDLWERRQDLLQHLFPGIVVYEAAVIDRRILLWHGHRADPKCWGWWAKLTRVVLRKFWYGMQQIGFRDPTRAAENPGRCDAVDKILFEWAKTGRSEMRRLDEWFPGMRIDIIIAGHTHRPVFQNLSLTDKWYVEKRRSTPGTRRGNRRDSAYFNTGSCVHPRCITGIELTGTGNEMHISLIKWSAEPIREKELAEGTVYPLAIQRTVLESALLKSGAISI
- a CDS encoding sigma-54-dependent transcriptional regulator produces the protein MSRVLIIDDDDQLRKSFQKLLKEEGYEVSGAASGEAGLAEVRRQPPDLVIVDMRLPGMNGLETFQAIQGIEPKLPAIIMTAYGTTETAIEATKIGAFDYILKPFDIPEMLGLIAKAIEAGRLMRSPVEMNAGPEDSGKEAIIGRSTAMQDVYKAIGRVAPTDATALIRGESGTGKELVARAIYQHSRRSAKPFLVINCVAIPETLLESELFGYEKGAFTGAGHRRIGKLEQANGGTVFLDEIGDMPFSLQSKILRLLQERSIERLGGRETIPVDVRVIAATNRDLEAAIDAGRFREDLYYRLKVVSIFLPPLHQRTGDIPLLTSYFLKRFSRETGISPPVIHPEAMDLLSGYPWPGNVRELANTIQKAVIFSRGAPIGPENIAAALGEKQAVSAEEVENQEGILRRLFRGVIQAGTGEHLYDSYFDYLSRLFITEALNIADGNRSRAAKLLGLSRPTLHAKIEKYGLKIESAVRDEGQ